The segment GCTATTGAAGAAGGCTTAGCTAATTCGGATTTTATGAATGACTTGAAAACTATTAATACTTCAGGGAAACAATTGTTGGCGGTTTTAAGCGAAATTCTTGATTTTGCTAAGATTGAATCGGGGCAAATGGAACTGAATTTGAATTCTTTTGATGTGGCGGATTTGGTCAAGGAAGTAGAAACGCGAATTCAGCCTTTATTGCCGGCTAATAATAATACTTTACGGGTGATTTGTCCTGAAGATATTGGCACAATGTATGCCGATTGGATTAAGGTACGACAAATTTTGTTTAATTTATTGGGTAATGCCACTAAGTTTACAGAAAATGGGGTTGTTACTTTAGAAATTTTTGCTGAAGAAATGCCTGATTTTCAGCTTTTGAGTGCGGGGGCACCACCGCCAGAAGTTAGTTCTGGTGCCCGTCAGTCTTGGATTGTGTTTCGTGTTGCTGATACGGGTATTGGGATGACAAAAGAACAATTGCCGAGTATTTTTCAGGCTTTTACTCAGGCGGATAATTCATCAACTCGCCGTTATGGTGGTACGGGTATGGGTTTGGCCCTCAGTCGCAGTTTTTGTCAAATGATGGGAGGTGAAATTTTAGTTGAAAGTGAGTTAGGTGTTGGTTCTGTTTTTACGGTTTATTTGCCTACTAATGTTACTGAAACGGAGGTTGTTTGAGGTTTAAGGGGTTTTTTTTAACCGCATCCTATAGCGGATAAACGCAAATAAAGATTGAAAATTGATGTAATGAGTAAATGGAAAGGATAAAGGATAAATGACTAATTTTGAGTTTGGGCCGGTTTCTGATTCTTTAGAGGCTGAAGGTTTAGGGGAAATTCTTTGTCAGTGTTTCCTTTTTCCGGGGAAACTTTGGCCTTTGTACCGCGACCGGCTTGGTGTGGAAAATTTCCGCTTTTTAAAGCAAGATGATAAGGTTGTTGCGGGTTTGACGCTTTATCAAATGGGGCAATGGTTTGGGGGTGAGTCTATACAAATGGCGGGTGTGGCGGCGGTTGGTGTGTCTCCAGAAGTTCGCGGGAGTGGGGCCGGTTTTGAGTTGATTTCTCAAACTTTAAAGGAGTTGTATTCTCAAAAAATCCCGCTTTCTACGCTTTATCCGGCTACGCAAAGGTTATATCGAAAGGCTGGTTATGAACAGGCGGGAAGTCGTTGTCTTTGGGAAGTTCCTATTGATTCTATTCGCTTGCATGACCGCAGTTTGGAGGTGGTAGCGGTTAAAAAACTCGAAGCGCAAGTTTTTCAAGATATTTACAACCAAGCAGCTAATCAAACTAATGGTAATTTAGACAGAAATCAAGCTATTTGGGAGAATGTTTTTGATCATAATGAGGATGAGGTTTATGGTTATTTGGTTGGCGGTGAAAACCCACAAGGTTATATTATTTTCAGCCAAAAAACGGTAAATCATCAAAATTTGATGGAAATTTGGGATTGGGCGGCGACAACTCCGGCAGCTAGACACCGGCTTCTAACATTTATATCTGATCATCGGTCACAAATTCAAAAGGTTATCTGGCGGGGTTCTGTTATTGATTCGTTTTTGTTACTTTTGCCCGAACAAACAGCAAAAGTGGCGCAATTAGAGTTATGGTTTTTGCGAATTGTTGATGTGGTTTCGGCTTTAGAAAAACGCGGTTATCCCGAAGGTTTAGAAGCTGAATTACATTTAGCTATTAGCGATGATATTTTGCCGGAAAATAACGGTAATTTTATCTTATCTGTTTCTGGGAAAAAAGGTCAGGTTAGTAAGGGCGGGAAAGGTGATTTAAAGCTACAAATAAACGCCCTAGCACCCCTTTACACCGGCTTCTATACCCCCTATCAATTGCAACAAGCCGGCCACATAGAAGCGTCAAATCAAAGCTTATCTATTGCTTCTCAAATCTTTGCCGGTTCTCCCTCTTGGATGCCAGATTTCTTTTAAAATTGTTGGTTTTTCTAAAAACCCGGTTACTTTTAAAAACCGGGTTTTTTAGTACCGTTTGCTAATCACCAATCCCCAGTCCGCCACTCCGCAAACCAACGGCAATTTTACTGTGTTTTTCAATTTGACTCATTACCTCTTTTGCCCGTTGAATAACAGATGCCGGCAACCCAGCCAACCGGCCCGCCTCAATGCCATAGGAACGATCAGCCCCACCCGGTTTAACTTGATGTAAAAAGATAATTTGATCCGGCATTTCTTTAACCGTAACTTGATAATTTGCCACATTCGATAAAATCGAAGCCAACTCATTTAACTCGTGGTAATGTGTAGCAAAAATCGTTCTGGCTTTAATTTCTGTTGCCAAATATTCCGCCACCGACCAAGCAATAGAAAGACCGTCAAAAGTTGCTGTTCCCCGGCCAATTTCATCTAATAAAACCAGCGATTTTGGCGTTGCATGATTTAAAATATTCGCCGTTTCATTCATCTCCACCATAAAGGTAGACTGTCCCGTTGCCAAATCATCCACAGCCCCCACCCGTGTAAAAATGCGGTCACAAATGCCCAAAGTTGCCGAAGATGCCGGCACAAAACTGCCAATTTGCGCCATTAATTGAATTAAACCAACTTGCCGTAAATAACAACTTTTGCCGCTGGCATTCGGGCCGGTTAAAATAATCAAATCGGGTTTTTCTTCTTCTTTTTTTTCTTCTGTTTCTTCACGCCCCAAAAAAGCAGAATTCGGCACAAAAAAGCCTGCCGGCAAAGA is part of the Ancylothrix sp. D3o genome and harbors:
- the eis gene encoding enhanced intracellular survival protein Eis; translated protein: MTNFEFGPVSDSLEAEGLGEILCQCFLFPGKLWPLYRDRLGVENFRFLKQDDKVVAGLTLYQMGQWFGGESIQMAGVAAVGVSPEVRGSGAGFELISQTLKELYSQKIPLSTLYPATQRLYRKAGYEQAGSRCLWEVPIDSIRLHDRSLEVVAVKKLEAQVFQDIYNQAANQTNGNLDRNQAIWENVFDHNEDEVYGYLVGGENPQGYIIFSQKTVNHQNLMEIWDWAATTPAARHRLLTFISDHRSQIQKVIWRGSVIDSFLLLLPEQTAKVAQLELWFLRIVDVVSALEKRGYPEGLEAELHLAISDDILPENNGNFILSVSGKKGQVSKGGKGDLKLQINALAPLYTGFYTPYQLQQAGHIEASNQSLSIASQIFAGSPSWMPDFF